The following coding sequences are from one Eucalyptus grandis isolate ANBG69807.140 chromosome 11, ASM1654582v1, whole genome shotgun sequence window:
- the LOC104424241 gene encoding NDR1/HIN1-like protein 26, with protein sequence MTQIDIRSPKHCAEKQARFYENLDKPKLYKKLFFALSTLFTTLLSFIFLIYLLLHPTKPRFSLQQAQIYQLNLSTNPQLINSSLQVTLVSTNPNTKVGIYYDGLRVYVAYKGQQITLDYPLPPFYQGHQDTNLLTASLVGTSIPVAPSFGYEVGRDQSSGKLAISVKANGRIRWKVGTWVSWNYPINVNCIAVMDFGPAIPTGPLSSQQGSQCSTSL encoded by the coding sequence ATGACACAAATTGACATAAGATCGCCCAAACACTGTGCCGAAAAGCAAGCACGGTTCTACGAAAACCTAGACAAACCCAAGCTCTACAAGAAGCTCTTCTTTGCCTTGTCCACTCTCTTCACCACCCTCCtctccttcatcttcctcatctaCCTCCTCCTCCATCCCACCAAGCCCCGCTTCTCCCTCCAACAAGCCCAAATCTACCAACTCAACCTCTCCACCAATCCGCAGCTCATCAACTCCTCCCTCCAAGTCACCCTCGTCTCCACAAACCCTAACACCAAGGTCGGTATCTACTACGATGGCCTCCGGGTTTATGTCGCCTACAAAGGCCAGCAGATAACCCTTGACTATCCGCTTCCACCCTTTTATCAAGGGCACCAGGACACCAATCTCTTGACCGCCTCCCTCGTGGGGACTTCGATTCCCGTCGCTCCCTCTTTCGGTTATGAAGTGGGCCGTGATCAGAGCTCGGGCAAATTGGCGATCAGTGTCAAAGCGAATGGGAGGATAAGGTGGAAGGTAGGGACTTGGGTTTCGTGGAATTATCCAATCAATGTCAACTGCATCGCGGTTATGGATTTCGGGCCGGCGATTCCAACCGGCCCGTTGAGCTCCCAGCAAGGAAGCCAATGTTCTACTTCTCtgtga